TGATGTGGTCGAGCGGCACGAGAGTCTGCGGACGGTGTTTCCCGAGGTTGATGGGGTGCCGCAGCAGAGGGTGCTGAGTGTCTCTGCGGCGGGCGTGGGGTTGTCGGTGGTGTCGACGGTGGAGGAAGAGCTGCCTGAGAGGCTGGCGGCCGCGGCTGCCGATGGTTTTGACCTGGCGAACGATCTTCCTTTGCGTGTGACGCTGTTCGAGCTGTCGCCGACCGAACATGTCCTGCTGTTCGTACTGAACCACATTGCTGGCGACGGTTGGTCCCTGCGGCCTTTGTCGCGCGACGTCACAGAGGCGTATGTGGCGCGGGTGGGTGGGCGTGTGCCGGGGTGGTCGGAGTTGCCGGTGCAGTATGTGGATTACACGCTGTGGCAGCAGGAACTGCTCGGTGATGAGAGCGATCCGCAGAGTGTCATCAGCCGTCAGGTCGATTACTGGAAGACAGCCCTGACGGACATCCCCGACCGGCTGGACGTTCCGGTGGACCGTCCGCGTCCGGCGGTGGCCAGCTATCGAGGCGATCTCATCGACATCCAGATGAGCGCGGAGGTGCATGGTCGGATTGTGGCGCTGGCTCGGGAGTGTGGGGCGAGTGTGTTCATGGTGTTGCAGGCCGGTCTGGCGGTGTTGCTGAAGCGGCTGGGTGCGGGGTCGGACATTGCGTTGGGTTCGCCAATCGCGGGGCGGATGGACGAGGCGCTCGATGATCTGGTCGGGTTCTTCGTCAACACTCTTGTGCTGAGGACCGACGTCTCCGGTGATCCGTCGTTCCGGGAGTTGCTGGGGCGGGTGCGGGAGACGGATCTGGCCGCTTATGCCCATCAGGATGTGCCGTTTGAGCATCTGGTGGAGGTGCTGAATCCGGCGCGGTCGTTGTCACATCACCCGTTGTTCCAGGTGATGCTGGCGTTGCAGAACACGCCTGAGGGTGCGTTTGTTCTGCCCGGTTTGGAGAGTCGTATCGAGCCGGTGGGGACGGGAACGTCGCGGTTCGATCTGTTCTTCAATCTGCGGGAGCGGTTCTCGGCGTCGGGTGTGGCGTTGGGGCTTGAGGGGTTTGTGGAGTTCAGCACGGATCTGTTCGACCGGGGCACGGTGGTGTCGTTGGTGGAACGGCTGGTGCGGGTGCTGGAGCAGGTGGTGGCCGATCCGGGTGTGCGGGTCGGTGCGGTGGAGCTGCTGTCGGCGGACGAGCGTGCCCAGATCATCGAGGCTCGGAATGCCACCGACCGGGAGGTGATCGTCCCGAGCGTGCTCTCGGAGGCGTTCGAGGCGCAGGTGCGGGTGACGCCGGCCGGGGTGGCGGTGGTGTGTGACGAGGTCGAGGTTTCGTATGCGGAGTTGAATGAGCGGGCGAATCGGCTGGCGCGGTTGCTGGTTGCGCGGGGTGCGGGGCCGGAGCGGTTGGTGGGGCTGGCTGTTCCGCGGTCGGTGGAGTTGGTGGTGGCGGTCCTGGCGGTGTTGAAGGCCGGGGCGGCGTATCTGCCGTTGGATGTGGAGTATCCGCGCGAGCGGTTGGCGTTCATGGTGGGGGATGCGGCGCCGGTGTTGCTGGTGTCCACCGAGGCGGTGGTGGCCGGCGTGCCGGGGGATGTGGAGCGGGTGCTGCTGGACGATCCGGCGGTGCTGGAGGAGCTGGCCGGTCTGCCCGCGGGCGATGTCGAGTCTGGTGAGCGGCTGGGTGTGGTGGGGCCGCAGTCGCCGGCGTATGTGATCTACACGTCCGGTTCCACCGGCACACCCAAGGGCGTCGTGGTGGCGCAGGAGAGTGTGGCTGATCTGTTGTCCTGGGCGGTGCGGGCGTTTGACCGGGGGCGGTTGTCGCATGTGCTGGCCGCGACGTCACTGAGTTTCGATGTGTCGGTGTTCGAGCTGTTCGCTCCGTTGGTGTCGGGTGGCTCGGTGGAGGTGGTGCGCGATGTGCTGGCACTGCTGGGCCGGCCGTGGTCGGGCAGCTTGATCAGTGCGGTTCCCTCGGCTCTGGCGCAGGTGGTCGGACAACCGGATCTGGCCGTGAAGGCGCAGACGGTGGTGCTGGCCGGGGAGGCACTCTCGGCGCAGGTGGTCGCGGATATCCGGGCCGCCATGCCGGGGTGCCAGGTGGCCAACATCTACGGCCCGACCGAGGCCACGGTCTATGCCACAGCCTGGTTCGCCGGTGTGGACCACACTGTCACCCCGCCGATTGGTCGGCCGATTTGGAATACGCGGGTGTATGTGCTGGATGCCGGGCTGGCGCCGGTGCCGGTGGGTGTTGCGGGTGAGTTGTATCTGGCGGGCGTGGGTCTGGCGCGCGGGTATCTGAACCGTCCTGGTCTGACGGCGGAGCGGTTTGTGGCGAATCCGTTCACTCCTGGTGAGCGGATGTATCGCACTGGGGATCTGGTGCGGTGGAATGCCGAGGGTGAGCTGGAGTATCTGGGCCGGGCCGACTCCCAGGTGAAGGTGCGGGGTTTCCGGATCGAGCTGGGTGAGGTCGAGACGGTGCTGGCTGGCCGGCCGGAGGTTGGCCAGGCGGCGGTGATGGTGCGTGAGGACCGTCCCGGTGATCAGCGCATCGTCGCCTATGTCGTACCGAAGACCGCATCAGCGCAGTCGAGCGACCAGGTGGAGGACGAACAGGTCGACGAATGGCAGCAGGTCTACGATTCCATCTACGGGCAGACCAAGGACAGCGCCGGCTTCGGTGACGACTTCACCGGATGGGTCAGCAGCTACGACGGGGAGCCCATCCCCCTGGAACAGATGCGTGCCTGGCGAGACGCGACTGTTGAGCGCATTCTGAGCCACACACCGGAACGCGTCCTGGAGATCGGCGTCGGCAGTGGCCTGTTGCTGGCCCACCTCGCCCAGCACTGTGACGAATACTGGGCAAGCGACTTCTCGTCCGCCGTCATCGATAAGCTGAGGTCCGACGTCGCTGGACATCCGGAGATCGCGGAACGGCTGACGCTCCTGTGTCGGCCCGCAGACGTGACCAGCGACCTGCCGGAGAACCATTTCGACACGATAGTCATCAATTCCGTGGTCCAGTACTTCCCGAGTCGCTCCTATCTCCTTCAGGTGCTGGAGAACTCACTTCGGCTCCTCAGGCCGGGTGGCCGCCTGCTCATCGGCGATGTGCGGAATTTTGATTTGCTGAGCAGCTTCCATGCCGCTGTGCAACTCGCGCGTTCCGCCACGGAGGACGATGTACCGACCGTGCGCCGGGCAGTCAAACGTGCCGTGTCCGACGAGAAGGAACTCCTCGTCTCACCCGCCTTCTTTGCAGCTTCGGCCGACCTGTTCCACGACGTAAACGCGGTCGACATCCGTATCAAGCAAGGTGGGCACCTCAATGAGCTGACCCGCTATCGATACGACGTCACCCTGCACAAGCAAGCGACGTCGACCGTCTCCCTAGCACAGGCCGACTCCCTGCGATGGGGACGCGAAGTGTCCGACATGGAGGAGCTCGCTCGGTACCTGACTCAGCAGCGGCCGTCCGCTCTCCGCGTCACGGGTGTCGCCAACGGGCGGCTGGCCCATGAGATCGCCGCGGTGCATGCGATGGAAGCGGATGAGCCGATGGCGGAAGTACGCAGACGAGCCGCCGATTCCGATAGCGCCGGATGGGACCCCGAACAGTTCCAGGCACTCGGTGAAGAACAAGGGTACGGCGTGGTGACGACGTGGTCGGGCGCCAGCCATGACGGAGCCTTCGACGTTGTGTTCCACACTGCTACGGACACGGCAGCCGCACTCACCGACGTCTACCTTTCGGCGGAGGGGAGCACGTCGACGACCTCCGGAATGACGAACGACCCCGCCGGCCACCGTCAGAAGAAAACACTCGTTACCTCGCTGCGTAGGCAACTGTCCGAAGCATTGCCGGAGTACATGGTGCCGTCGGCGGTGGTGGTGCTGGACGAGCTGCCGTTGACGCCCAGCGGCAAGCTGGACCGTCGCGCCCTACCTACGCCGGACTTCAGCGGACGGGCGGGCGGACGAAGGCCGCGCACCCCGCAGGAAGAGGTGCTGTGCGATCTGTTCGCTGAAGTACTCGGCCTGCCACGGGTCGGTGTCGATGACAGTTTCTTTGATCTGGGCGGCCACTCGTTGCTGGCGACGCGGCTGATCAGCCGGGTCCGATCGGTGCTGGGGGTTGAGCTTTCGATCGGAAGCATCTTCGATGCGCCCACCGTCGCGAGTATGGCCAGTTCCTTGAAAATGGTTGAAAAGACACAGAGGCCGAAGCTGCGTCGCATGCAGCGGCCGGGGGAGACGCGATGATTCCGTTGTCGTTCGCTCAGCAGCGGTTGTGGTTCCTGCATCAGTTGGAAGGCCCCAACGGGACGTACAACATCCCCTTGGCGATGAGGCTGTCGGGTGAGCTGGACCGGGACGCGCTGAGGCTGGCGCTGGGTGATGTGGTCGAGCGGCACGAGAGTCTGCGGACGGTGTTTCCCGAGGTTGATGGGGTGCCGCAGCAGAGGGTGCTGAGTGTCTCTGCGGCGGGCGTGGGGTTGTCGGTGGTGTCGACGGTGGAGGAAGAGCTGCCTGAGAGGCTGGCGGCCGCGGCTGCCGATGGTTTTGACCTGGCGAACGATCTTCCTTTGCGTGTGACGCTGTTCGAGCTGTCGCCGACCGAACATGTCCTGCTGCTCGTGCTGAACCACATTGCCGCTGACGGCTGGTCCTTCGCCCCTCTGTCGCGGGACGTTGGTGTGGCGTATGTGGCGCGGGCGGGTGGGCGTGTGCCGGGGTGGTCGGAGTTGCCGGTGCAGTATGTGGATTACACGCTGTGGCAGCAGGAACTGCTTGGTGATGAGGGTGATCCGGACAGTCTGGTGAGCCGTCAGGTGGCGTACTGGTCGAAGACGCTGGAGGGCCTGCCTGAGCAGCTGGAGTTGCCGGTGGACCGTCCGCGTCCGGCGGTGGCCAGTTATGCCGGTGATGTGGTTCCGCTGGCGGTGGATGCGGAGGTGCATGGTCGGATTGTGGCGCTGGCTCGGGAGTGTGGGGCGAGTGTGTTCATGGTGTTGCAGGCCGGTCTGGCGGTGTTGCTGAAGCGGCTGGGTGCGGGGTCGGACATTGCGTTGGGTTCGCCAATCGCGGGGCGGATGGACGAGGCGCTCGATGATCTGGTCGGGTTCTTCGTCAACACTCTTGTGCTGAGGACCGACGTCTCCGGTGATCCGTCGTTCCGGGAGTTGCTGGGGCGGGTGCGGGAGACGGATCTGGCCGCTTATGCCCATCAGGATGTGCCGTTTGAGCATCTGGTGGAGGTGCTGAATCCGGCGCGGTCGTTGTCACATCACCCGTTGTTCCAGGTGATGCTGGCGTTGCAGAACACGCCTGAGGGTGCGTTTGTTCTGCCCGGTTTGGAGAGTCGTATCGAGCCGGTGGGGACGGGAACGTCGCGGTTCGATCTGTTCTTCAATCTGCGGGAGCGGTTCTCGGCGTCGGGTGTGGCGTTGGGGCTTGAGGGGTTTGTGGAGTTCAGCACGGATCTGTTCGACCGGGGCACGGTGGTGTCGTTGGTGGAACGGCTGGTGCGGGTGCTGGAGCAGGTGGTGGCCGATCCGGGTGTGCGGGTCGGTGCGGTGGAGCTGCTGTCGGCGGACGAGCGTGCCCAGATCATCGAGGCTCGGAATGCCACCGACCGGGAGGTGATCGTCCCGAGCGTGCTCTCGGAGGCGTTCGAGGCGCAGGTGCGGGTGACGCCGGCCGGGGTGGCGGTGGTGTGTGACGAGGTCGAGGTTTCGTATGCGGAGTTGAATGAGCGGGCGAATCGGCTGGCGCGGTTGCTGGTTGCGCGGGGTGCGGGGCCGGAGCGGTTGGTGGGGCTGGCTGTTCCGCGGTCGGTGGAGTTGGTGGTGGCGGTCCTGGCGGTGTTGAAGGCCGGGGCGGCGTATCTGCCGTTGGATGTGGAGTATCCGCGCGAGCGGTTGGCGTTCATGGTGGGGGATGCGGCGCCGGTGTTGCTGGTGTCCACCGAGGCGGTGGTGGCCGGCGTGCCGGGGGATGTGGAGCGGGTGCTGCTGGACGATCCGGCGGTGCTGGAGGAGCTGGCCGGTCTGCCCGCGGGCGATGTCGAGTCTGGTGAGCGGCTGGGTGTGGTGGGGCCGCAGTCGCCGGCGTATGTGATCTACACGTCCGGTTCCACCGGCACACCCAAGGGCGTCGTGGTGGCGCAGGAGAGTGTGGCTGATCTGTTGTCCTGGGCGGTGCGGGCGTTTGACCGGGGGCGGTTGTCGCATGTGCTGGCCGCGACGTCACTGAGTTTCGATGTGTCGGTGTTCGAGCTGTTCGCTCCGTTGGTGTCGGGTGGCTCGGTGGAGGTGGTGCGCGATGTGCTGGCACTGCTGGGCCGGCCGTGGTCGGGCAGCTTGATCAGTGCGGTTCCCTCGGCTCTGGCGCAGGTGGTCGGACAACCGGATCTGGCCGTGAAGGCGCAGACGGTGGTGCTGGCCGGGGAGGCACTCTCGGCGCAGGTGGTCGCGGATATCCGGGCCGCCATGCCGGGGTGCCAGGTGGCCAACATCTACGGCCCGACCGAGGCCACGGTCTATGCCACAGCCTGGTTCGCCGGTGTGGACCACACTGTCACCCCGCCGATTGGTCGGCCGATTTGGAATACGCGGGTGTATGTGCTGGATGCCGGGCTGGCGCCGGTGCCGGTGGGTGTTGCGGGTGAGTTGTATCTGGCGGGCGTGGGTCTGGCGCGCGGGTATCTGAACCGTCCTGGTCTGACGGCGGAGCGGTTTGTGGCGAATCCGTTCACTCCTGGTGAGCGGATGTATCGCACTGGGGATCTGGTGCGGTGGAATGCCGAGGGTGAGCTGGAGTATCTGGGCCGGGCCGACTCCCAGGTGAAGGTGCGGGGTTTCCGGATCGAGCTGGGTGAGGTCGAGACGGTGCTGGCTGGCCGGCCGGAGGTTGGCCAGGCGGCGGTGATGGTGCGTGAGGACCGTCCCGGTGATCAGCGCATCGTGGCCTATGTGGTGCCGGGTGCGGGGCGTGTGGTGGATGAGCGTGTGCTGCGTGGGCGTCTGTCGGAGGTGTTGCCGGAGTACATGGTGCCGTCGGCGGTGGTGGTGCTGGACGCGCTGCCGTTGACGCCGAACGGGAAGCTGGACCGGCGGGCCCTTCCCGCGCCCGATTTTGGTGGTGGTCGGGGGGTGCGGCGTGGTCCGCGGTCGCCGCAGGAGGAGGTGCTGTGTGCGGCGTTCGCTGAGGTGCTGGGTGTGGGGCAGGTCGGTGTCGATGACAGCTTCTTTGAGCTGGGTGGCCATTCGTTGCTGGCGACGCGGTTGATCAGCCGGGTGCGGTCGGTGCTGGGTGTGGAGTTGTCGGTGCGGGCGGTGTTCGAGGCGCCGACGGTGGCCGCCCTGGCACAGCGGTTGTCGCAGGGCCAGGGGGCTCGGCCGGCGGTGCGGGTCGTCGAGCGGCCGGACATCGTGCCGTTGTCGTTCGCTCAGCGGCGGTTGTGGTTCCTGCACAGGCTGGAGGGGCCGAGTGCGACGTACAACATGCCGATGGCGATCCGGCTGTCGGGTGAGCTGGACCGGGACGCGCTGAGGCTGGCGCTGGGTGATGTGGTCGAGCGGCACGAGAGTCTGCGGACGGTATTCTCCGACGGACCGGAGGGCCCCCGCCAGCACGTGATGGACGCTTCAGTAGCTGTGCCGGACCTCGTCGTCATCGAGGCGATTGAAGCAGAGCTGCCGAGCCGACTGGCCGAGGAGGCGCGATACGCCTTCGACCTCGCCCTGGACACCCCCCTTCGCGCGACGCTGTTCGAACTGTCGCCGACCGAGCATGTGCTGCTGCTGGTACTGCACCACATCGCGGGTGACGGTTGGTCCCTGCGACCTCTGTCGCGGGACGTTGGTGTGGCGTATGTGGCGCGGGCGGGTGGGCGTGTGCCGGGGTGGTCGGAGTTGCCGGTGCAGTATGTGGATTACACGCTGTGGCAGCAGGAACTGCTAGGTGATGAGGGTGATCCGGACAGTCTGGTGAGCCGTCAGGTGGCGTACTGGTCGAAGACGCTGGAGGGCCTGCCTGAGCAGCTGGAGTTGCCGGTGGACCGTCCGCGTCCGGCGGTGGCCAGTTATGCCGGTGATGTGGTTCCGCTGGCGGTGGATGCGGAGGTGCATGGTCGGATTGTGGCGCTGGCTCGGGAGTGTGGGGCGAGTGTGTTCATGGTGTTGCAGGCCGGTCTGGCGGTGTTGCTGAAGCGGCTGGGTGCGGGGTCGGACATTGCGTTGGGTTCGCCAATCGCGGGGCGGATGGACGAGGCGCTCGATGATCTGGTCGGGTTCTTCGTCAACACTCTTGTGCTGAGGACCGACGTCTCCGGTGATCCGTCGTTCCGGGAGTTGCTGGGGCGGGTGCGGGAGACGGATCTGGCCGCTTATGCCCATCAGGATGTGCCGTTTGAGCATCTGGTGGAGGTGCTGAATCCGGCGCGGTCGTTGTCACATCACCCGTTGTTCCAGGTGATGCTGGCGTTCCAGAGTGCTGAGCGTGGTGAACTGTCTCTGCCGGGTGTGCAGGTTTCGAGCATGCCGGTGGGGACGGGCACCTCCCGCTTCGATTTGCTGTTCAACGTCGATGAGCGGTTCTCGGCGTCGGGTGTGGCGTTGGGGCTTGAGGGGTTTGTGGAGTTCAGCACGGATCTGTTCGACCGGGGCACGGTGGTGTCGTTGGTGGAACGGCTGGTGCGGGTGCTGGAGCAGGTGGTGGCCGATCCGGGTGTGCGGGTCGGTGCGGTGGAGCTGCTGTCGGCGGACGAGCGTGCCCAGATCATCGAGGCTCGGAATGCCACCGACCGGGAGGTGATCGTCCCGAGCGTGCTCTCGGAGGCGTTCGAGGCGCAGGTGCGGGTGACGCCGGCCGGGGTGGCGGTGGTGTGTGACGAGGTCGAGGTTTCGTATGCGGAGTTGAATGAGCGGGCGAATCGGCTGGCGCGGTTGCTGGTTGCGCGGGGTGCGGGGCCGGAGCGGTTGGTGGGGCTGGCTGTTCCGCGGTCGGTGGAGTTGGTGGTGGCGGTCCTGGCGGTGTTGAAGGCCGGGGCGGCGTATCTGCCGTTGGATGTGGAGTATCCGCGCGAGCGGTTGGCGTTCATGGTGGGGGATGCGGCGCCGGTGTTGCTGGTGTCCACCGAGGCGGTGGTGGCCGGCGTGCCGGGGGATGTGGAGCGGGTGCTGCTGGACGATCCGGCGGTGCTGGAGGAGCTGGCCGGTCTGCCCGCGGGCGATGTCGAGTCTGGTGAGCGGCTGGGTGTGGTGGGGCCGCAGTCGCCGGCGTATGTGATCTACACGTCCGGTTCCACCGGCACACCCAAGGGCGTGGTGATGACGGTGGAGGCGCTGGCCAATCTGATTGCTTGGCATGTGGCGACGATCGGGGCGGGGCCGGAGGCGTCGGTGGCGCAGTTCACGGCGATCAGTTTCGATGTGTCGGCGCAGGAGATTCTGGAGACGCTGGGGTCGGGTAAGCGTCTGGTGGTTCCGGATGCTGATGTGCGGCGGGACGCGGCGCGGTTCGTCCGGTGGCTGGAGGAGTATCGAATCACGGAACTGTACGCGCCGAACGTCATGGTGGAAGCGGTCTGCGAAGCCGCGCTCGAACAACACCGCACCCTTCCCGCCCTCCACCACATCGGCCAAGGCGGGGAGGCTCTGGGGCTCACCCCTGCCGTGCGCGAGTTCATCACGGCTGAGCCCGGTCGTCGGCTCCACAACCACTACGGACCTTCCGAGACCCATCTGGTCACGGCCCATTCCCTGTCGGACGATGTGACGGGATGGCGGGCGACGGCTCCGATTGGTCGGCCGATTTGGAACACGCGGGTGTATGTGCTGGATGCCGGGCTGGCGCCGGTGCCGGTGGGTGTTGCGGGTGAGTTGTACATCGCGGGCGCCGCCCTGGCCCGCGGCTACCACGACCGTCCTGGTCTGACGGCGGAGCGGTTTGTGGCGAATCCGTTCACTCCTGGTGAGCGGATGTATCGCACTGGGGATCTGGTGCGGTGGAATGCCGAGGGTGAGCTGGAGTATCTGGGCCGGGCCGACTCCCAGGTGAAGGTGCGGGGCATACGCGTCGAACTAGGCGAGATCGAGGCGGTCCTCGCTGGCCACCCCGACGTCGCCCAGGCAGCCGTGGCATTGCGCGCTGAGGGCCCGGGCGGTGGACGCCCCGTCGGATACGTCGTCCCTGTGTCGGGCTGCGACGTGGACGTTCCGGCGCTGCGCACTTACCTGGCCGGCGCGTTGCCGGAGCACATGATGCCGTCCGCGATCGTGATGCTGGACGCCTTGCCGTTGACACCTAGCGGCAAGGTGGACCGGCGGGCCCTTCCTGCGCCCGTTATCGACACTGAGTCCTCGGGCCGAGGCCCCCGGACACCCCAGGAGGAGATCCTCTGCGGCGTGTTCGCCGAAATCTTGGGGATGTCCCGGGTCGATATCGACAGCAACTTCTTCGACCTTGGTGGCCACTCACTCCTGGCGACGCGCCTCATCAACCGCATCCAGGACCTGCTAGGCGTGGAACTTTCGATTCGTAGTTTGTTTGAAGCGCCGACCGTGGCGGGCCTGGCCGAACGCCTGGGCGTGGACACCAAGGAAGGCGCGCTCGACGTCCTGCTGCCGTTGAGGACTAACGGTGACAGAGCCCCGCTCTTCTGCATCCATCCCGGCGGTGGCCTCAGCTGGTGCTATGCGGGACTGCTAAAGCATCTCGGACCGGGCCGTCCGATCTACGGGCTGCAGGCTCGCGGGCTCGCCGAGCCCACGGAACTACCGAAGACCATCGTGGAGATGGCCGGCGACTACCTGGAGCAGATGAGGGCGGTGCAGCCGCACGGCCCGTACCACCTGCTGGGCTGGTCCTTCGGCGGGATGGTCGCCCATGTCATAGCCACGCAGCTGCAGGATAAGGGAGAGAGCGTCGCGCTGCTGGCGATGCTCGACGCCTATCCGATCGTTCCGGAACAGGCCGACCAGAGAACGGGCGGCTTGGAGAAGGAACTGCTCGCAGACCTCATCCACTTCGTGGGAATCGATGCCGATGCGACCCGGGACAAATTGGACCGGTCAGCTGCGCTGGACATCCTCCGGCAGGAAGGCAGCGCGCTCGCCGCGCTCGACGACCGCAGCACGTCAGCGCTTATGGACATCTTCATCAACAACAACAAGTTGCTGACAGGATTCAACCCCGTCCGCTTCCGTGGGGAGCTCCTGCACTTCACGGCCACGCTGGGCCGGGACGAGAGGACACCGACGGCGCGGAGTTGGCGACCGCATGTCGAAGGCCGTATCGAGGACCACCCGATCGCCTGCGAGCACCGGGACATGGTTCAGCCAGGGCCGCTTGCCGAAATCGCAAAGATCGTGGCCGACAAGCTTGACACCAGGCCCTGAAGAAACAAGAGCAGACAAGAAAAACGAAAGGTGACTATCGTGTCCAATCCCTTTGAGGACAACGACAGCGAATACCTGGCGCTTGTCAACGACGAAGGACAATACTCACTCTGGCCCGCGTACATCGGCGTCCCTGAGGGATGGCATGTAGCGCACCAGAAGGCTGGCCGTCAGGTCTGCCTGGAATACATTGAGGCGCAATGGACGGACA
This is a stretch of genomic DNA from Streptomyces hawaiiensis. It encodes these proteins:
- a CDS encoding amino acid adenylation domain-containing protein — encoded protein: MIPLSFAQQRLWFLHQLEGPNGTYNIPLAMRLSGELDRDALRLALGDVVERHESLRTVFPEVDGVPQQRVLSVSAAGVGLSVVSTVEEELPERLAAAAADGFDLANDLPLRVTLFELSPTEHVLLLVLNHIAADGWSFAPLSRDVGVAYVARAGGRVPGWSELPVQYVDYTLWQQELLGDEGDPDSLVSRQVAYWSKTLEGLPEQLELPVDRPRPAVASYAGDVVPLAVDAEVHGRIVALARECGASVFMVLQAGLAVLLKRLGAGSDIALGSPIAGRMDEALDDLVGFFVNTLVLRTDVSGDPSFRELLGRVRETDLAAYAHQDVPFEHLVEVLNPARSLSHHPLFQVMLALQNTPEGAFVLPGLESRIEPVGTGTSRFDLFFNLRERFSASGVALGLEGFVEFSTDLFDRGTVVSLVERLVRVLEQVVADPGVRVGAVELLSADERAQIIEARNATDREVIVPSVLSEAFEAQVRVTPAGVAVVCDEVEVSYAELNERANRLARLLVARGAGPERLVGLAVPRSVELVVAVLAVLKAGAAYLPLDVEYPRERLAFMVGDAAPVLLVSTEAVVAGVPGDVERVLLDDPAVLEELAGLPAGDVESGERLGVVGPQSPAYVIYTSGSTGTPKGVVVAQESVADLLSWAVRAFDRGRLSHVLAATSLSFDVSVFELFAPLVSGGSVEVVRDVLALLGRPWSGSLISAVPSALAQVVGQPDLAVKAQTVVLAGEALSAQVVADIRAAMPGCQVANIYGPTEATVYATAWFAGVDHTVTPPIGRPIWNTRVYVLDAGLAPVPVGVAGELYLAGVGLARGYLNRPGLTAERFVANPFTPGERMYRTGDLVRWNAEGELEYLGRADSQVKVRGFRIELGEVETVLAGRPEVGQAAVMVREDRPGDQRIVAYVVPGAGRVVDERVLRGRLSEVLPEYMVPSAVVVLDALPLTPNGKLDRRALPAPDFGGGRGVRRGPRSPQEEVLCAAFAEVLGVGQVGVDDSFFELGGHSLLATRLISRVRSVLGVELSVRAVFEAPTVAALAQRLSQGQGARPAVRVVERPDIVPLSFAQRRLWFLHRLEGPSATYNMPMAIRLSGELDRDALRLALGDVVERHESLRTVFSDGPEGPRQHVMDASVAVPDLVVIEAIEAELPSRLAEEARYAFDLALDTPLRATLFELSPTEHVLLLVLHHIAGDGWSLRPLSRDVGVAYVARAGGRVPGWSELPVQYVDYTLWQQELLGDEGDPDSLVSRQVAYWSKTLEGLPEQLELPVDRPRPAVASYAGDVVPLAVDAEVHGRIVALARECGASVFMVLQAGLAVLLKRLGAGSDIALGSPIAGRMDEALDDLVGFFVNTLVLRTDVSGDPSFRELLGRVRETDLAAYAHQDVPFEHLVEVLNPARSLSHHPLFQVMLAFQSAERGELSLPGVQVSSMPVGTGTSRFDLLFNVDERFSASGVALGLEGFVEFSTDLFDRGTVVSLVERLVRVLEQVVADPGVRVGAVELLSADERAQIIEARNATDREVIVPSVLSEAFEAQVRVTPAGVAVVCDEVEVSYAELNERANRLARLLVARGAGPERLVGLAVPRSVELVVAVLAVLKAGAAYLPLDVEYPRERLAFMVGDAAPVLLVSTEAVVAGVPGDVERVLLDDPAVLEELAGLPAGDVESGERLGVVGPQSPAYVIYTSGSTGTPKGVVMTVEALANLIAWHVATIGAGPEASVAQFTAISFDVSAQEILETLGSGKRLVVPDADVRRDAARFVRWLEEYRITELYAPNVMVEAVCEAALEQHRTLPALHHIGQGGEALGLTPAVREFITAEPGRRLHNHYGPSETHLVTAHSLSDDVTGWRATAPIGRPIWNTRVYVLDAGLAPVPVGVAGELYIAGAALARGYHDRPGLTAERFVANPFTPGERMYRTGDLVRWNAEGELEYLGRADSQVKVRGIRVELGEIEAVLAGHPDVAQAAVALRAEGPGGGRPVGYVVPVSGCDVDVPALRTYLAGALPEHMMPSAIVMLDALPLTPSGKVDRRALPAPVIDTESSGRGPRTPQEEILCGVFAEILGMSRVDIDSNFFDLGGHSLLATRLINRIQDLLGVELSIRSLFEAPTVAGLAERLGVDTKEGALDVLLPLRTNGDRAPLFCIHPGGGLSWCYAGLLKHLGPGRPIYGLQARGLAEPTELPKTIVEMAGDYLEQMRAVQPHGPYHLLGWSFGGMVAHVIATQLQDKGESVALLAMLDAYPIVPEQADQRTGGLEKELLADLIHFVGIDADATRDKLDRSAALDILRQEGSALAALDDRSTSALMDIFINNNKLLTGFNPVRFRGELLHFTATLGRDERTPTARSWRPHVEGRIEDHPIACEHRDMVQPGPLAEIAKIVADKLDTRP
- a CDS encoding MbtH family protein; this translates as MSNPFEDNDSEYLALVNDEGQYSLWPAYIGVPEGWHVAHQKAGRQVCLEYIEAQWTDMRPRSLAQAVTQATTATQ